A stretch of DNA from Ranitomeya variabilis isolate aRanVar5 chromosome 1, aRanVar5.hap1, whole genome shotgun sequence:
AGAAAATAATTCAGATTTCTATTTTTGCATTGCCTTTAGATCGCAGCAACAATTTTCCTCCATTGCCTAAATTCATCCCTTTGCGTCCTTGTTTCTACCAAAATTTTGAGGAAGACATCCCAGCAGAACACAGGATTTTGGTGCGGAGGATCTACCATCTATGGTTATGTATGTATTGGGAACTGAATCTATACCTGAAAATACTCCTTGGCCTACAATTCACATGGGTGATGTAGTGTAGTCACATTGTTAAATTCACCTCTTGAAACAAACTACTATTCATTTGGAGAGTAACAGAGGCAGGCAGAAGCAATGGATTATAAAAAGATTATTTAGAACATGAAAAGTAAAAATTGTAAAATGCTTGTAATCAAAGTACTATAAAAGTAAAGGTACTTATCCAATTCCTCTTCTTTCTAATGAATGCACCCTTTTTTCATTCTGAttctttctctgccaggactgatTAATCATTTTCAAATATAAAATTCACAGATAAAATCTTTATTTAGGGAAGACAaacttttccattactgagataggagatgacttaTTACTGTTATTACAGCCATGGCACCTTCTCTGCAGCAAAATCGCATGTTTTATATGCCAATAATGTTTTATTCAAAAGTTATTCAGctagaggaagggaaaaaaaaaatcagtttgaaaatggcgccctcggcgcctgcgcagtatctGCTATCTGTGTAGCCGTGAtctgagagctgctactgcgcatgcgccggcggcaccatcttactggaagagaaaaataaaattccttctccaagatggcgccgcccgcgCCTGCGCAGAAAATAGTGACActaacagtttgttttttttttacaaaattaactTTTATTTCACAACTAAAATAATACAAAAGCTGGACATGTTTTGTATTGCCACAATCCTCCTGATGAGAAGAATCAGATTGCTGGgttctttttaccacacaatgtctGATGTGAAAACAATTCCAGAACAAGGTCAGAATTGCGGTTTGTTTGCAATCTCGCCATACTTGGAAATATCTTCAAGTTTTTCAGTGCACTAATGGGGTAAAAAAATGGTGTAATTCCAAAGTAAAATCTGTCTCCTAAAAACGCAAGCTCTCATACGGCTATGTGGGCAGAACAATAAGAAAGtattggctcttggaagaaggggagaaaaaaataaacactcagaaACAGAAATTGGCCTCTTTGTGAAGGAGTTATATGCAACAAGTAtcaacttaaatttaccactagcataaAGTCCAATGTGTCAAATAATCATTCTCACTGGGATATGGAAGCAGATCCGAGTTATTACCACTTAAAGTGACTTGTCAGATTAGAAAAATGGGGTTTGGTCAAGAAGGCCAAAATTGGCTCTGCCAGGGTTGTATAATTTGCAGTTGATCGAATATAAACCAGAAGTTTGTTTATAAATTGTTTCCAATTTATTGCTGTAATTTTCATTAATAGAATGATCCAAGCGCAATTATTGAGATTCTTATGGatttatttctatttattttttttttagtttattgtcTCTCTCTTGCTGTGAATCTTATTGCATGCCTTGCTTGGTGGATTGCTGGAGGTTCTGGAATAAACTTCGGATTAGCTATTTTGTGGCTGGTCATGTTCAGTCCCTGTGGGTATGTTTGCTGGTTTCGACCAGCGTACAAAGCTTTCAGGTGAGTTCTTTAACAGAGCATGTATGCAAATAACCAATATTAGTAGATGCAGAGTAGTGGGTGGGATTATTACAATGTCTTtgactaaggctgtgttcacactttgTGGCCATGGCACTTTTTTTGTCTCGTAAGTTGTGGAACTGCGGCTTCTCTGCTGCAATATTGGCGAATTACAAAACAATGCATTTTTCCACAAGTACtgtaaaaaaatgcaatgtgtgagcaTAGCACAATAGTGACTTGCCAGTCAAATCAAAAAATTAGATGGGTTATGTATGACCAGCATAAGTAGTGTCCTCCACATTTCAGCCCTTGACACAATATTAAGGTATACTTTTTATCCATTCAAAGTTAAAGAAATTAAATATTGATAAAAAAAAGTCCAAATGTGTCcaaaaaagtctgatctatcaaaatataaaattatttaaacaaacaaaaaagtaaatCGAAACTCCAGAGTTGCAGTTTTTCAGTCGCCACTAATccctaaaaaaaattacaataaaaagtCATCAAAATGTCATATGTATCCCAAAATTGATATAAAAACAATTATCACTCAGCACTccaaaaaaaaatgaaatcctcACCCATGGAGTAAAAGATAAaatagcttttttttgtttttcttttttacaagtCTTAGTTTCTATTAACTATTAAATACATAagcttggtattgctgtaatcatactaaggGCTTGCTCACGCGAGCATATAGCGAGAAAACGTCAtattgcactctgactaatgttagtAAATGAGTCAGTGCTGATCTGCAAGATTTTCCTTAGCTGTAATCGGAGtcaggaaaaaaatcgcagcatgctgtgaataATTGCCTATATCGGAcgggacttgccaatgcaagtctgtggATGCGAGAAAAATATAAGACGGCACACGGATCATCCATATGCCGCCAGATTCTTATGCACACATCTTAACGAAGATgagagatagaatagatatatagaagatggATAGATATCCTGTAGATATATATTTCACAAGACCTCTACATATTATTAAACTtgtaccctttagtgcctttcatgtgtaaAGTGTGTTTAGTCTTGTTTaacttaataaataaaaaatctaaaaaaacctATGtgattcccccctatttttgataaccagcaaaggtgaagcagacagctgtggggttATATTATCAGGCTGAGAAGGTCCCTAGTTATTGGGTCCTTCCGAGCCtataaataccagcccgcagctacTCCAGAATTGGCATATGACAGTAGATGTGCGaattctggcgctttgctcagCTCTTCCAGATTCCCCCGTGTGGTTACAATCGAGGTAATGGGAGTTGAAGATGATGACAGATGTGCTTTGTCAAAATTCACATCACCAGACACCGCTATTACTAACCCAGTACtcagaaataaaaacacacacacaaagaaaaaaaaaacactttatttgaataaagactttcCCACACTATCTCTCGTTCACCAGTTTAATGAAAAATAAACACATTTCCATGCAGTACTGCCCTAATACACCGAATCCAATTTCGTCCAGAAATagaaacctgaaaaacataaaaagacagaaatTAACACAAGAGACAGTCACTCGTTTACCAATTTATTGCCAAAAACGTTCCAAAGAAGCTCCAGCATAGTCCACTTTCTCCTAATCTGTCTTTAtcgactgtgaatagcagtaaagtgacTACTATTCATAGGTGGCAGGTAGGGACGACAACACTCATGAGAACCACTAGGTCTTACTGAGCTCAGCGACGATGATGAGTGTtaagtttcttttatttttttttacaaatttctggaacaaaaaatgccatttaaataataaaaaactatATATGTTTAGTATCCACGTATTCatattgacaggtcagttttatcgtatagtgaacatggtaagtaaAAAATCCAAAAAAGCTTTCTAGTGCATCacaggataaaatgaatggtgttattgaaaagtacaacttgtcccgcaaaaaaattagCCCTTGTACGGTTATGTAGACGGAAAAAGGGGTGGAAGAAACGGAAAATAGCCCGGTCATAAAGTTgctaaaatgtattttatatttatttacctgacttttgtttttttttagtttacctCTGTTGGCAAAGTTTAGGGTATTCATATGATTCAAAAAACTCCCTAAGTATAACTTTTATTAAATTACATCTAAAACATAAAACTATAGAAAAATGctctaaaaaagtttaaaaagagaGAGTTGCCTAATGATCAAGATGACCAGGACTGCATAACTTCAAAGGGAGGGTATGACAAAAAAAGACTAATTGTCCCTAATATGTACCTTCCTAACTGCGTAAGTTGGACCCTAGATAtacaagatggcgccgcctgctcAACGACGAATAGCCCTCTATGCCCTAATACACACTGTGGGGACACGGGGGTCAGCGGGTGCTCTGGTTCGCTAGCTtcaaactgcatggaccagggatcatcccaccaaacACCTGCTCTCTTTGTACCACAGGCATAATGCTAATCGGTCAACACAGtgggagggtaaaacagtgtggcagttCTTTATTGAACCACACAATAGGcaaataacatgtagaacagtcccaacaaaatacccaagatggtgcagagCCTCACCCTTCCTGTGATTCGCCGGGATAAGAACAGCTATTACTTgagagcttccagggctgactaccccaaCTGTGACATGAACAAAGAGGGggcaacaacaagcttaggaagatgacaatcCATTGTGGTACAAGGCTAGTTGacaagagggtcacaacctggcttctgtaAACATCTCCATGGAGGCAGGCAACCGGCCGGTCCCATTCCTAGCCTCCAAACATTTATACATCAGGCTCAGACAACCGGtttgtccaaatcctgactaccccaaacgtatccatggctCAGCGATgcccagtggagcagatctgtattctttcaaccAGGGCCATggacccctaagctggcatcctgtagaataacAAATctttgtccctcgtgatggagctgtgatgtcttggctgctatcctgtagagcagtgttccccaactccggtcctcaagagcaaccaacaggtcatgttttcgggatttccttagtattgcacaggtgatgaaattattgcctgtgcaggtgatgcaattatcacctgtgcaatactaaggaaatactgaaaacatgaccagttggtggctcttgaggaccggagttggggaacactgctgtagagaGTCTGTGGGTTATATTTCtctgttaatggccacagtgtAAATGGGCACCTACACATTACACTTACACCAACAAGAGTagtggccaattttttcaattttgcTTTAATTCTTTTAATAAGTATATGGCCGTTTATTAAGTCTGGCGTTTCTTACAATAGACTTAATGAGAGGCACACAGGAGTAATTAGGAGATGCTCTACACTTAATGAATCCGGCACATCTTATTAGTAGCATATGCCTCCGTGGTCCTTGCCAGAAATGTCACTATTCAAAGTTTTTCCTTAAAAAAATCTTTACAATAGGATATTTTTTTGAGAAATTGCTCTTTATAGAAACCATCAATTGTCATTACCAATATCAAAATGTCAAATGCATTGAGGAATCAATATGACTGCACTTTTTGATGTGACTATTACAAAACAGATTTCAAAATCTCTGTATGTTTAATGACCACAATTCATTACTTGTTTTTTAACCTTAGATAACTTCTACCATTTGCCTTAGGTCTGACAGCTCATTTAATTTTATGGCTTTCTTCTTCGTGAGTGGAGTGCAGTTTGTTTTATCCGTTATCCAAGCCATTGGGATTTCAGGATGGGGTGCCTGGTAAGTTCATATGTAGCTTAGGACCACATATTATGAACGAGATGATACAAGTCTTTCACAGTCTTCCTCTGTCCACCATAGCCCATCTAACATTATTTTAATGTCTATGAACTTATATCAGAGTGTGGCAGTTAAGGTAATTTTCGTCCCTAGAAATATGGAATTGTTCTTTCCTATTGGAAACTGCTTAGAGGACATGTAGACGGTGCAGTCCATTTAGTTAAAGAATAGGTTATTTATAGAAAGGTCACAGATCTGAACTCATATTCTCCACAATGAATTTACATGTTTCTCTTCCATAGGGTCCTCCTGTATCAAAAACTCTCTGTGGAAAATGTTcctttactttttttaaaaatagtTGTGCTCTACAGTGTCTTACAATTACCTTACTGCATATTTATGGCACTTACACAGTCCAGTTTATTATTCTCAAGCACCAGTCTGAAATTGTGCAAGTCCTCCCATTAGGTCAAAAACAGTAGAAAAAGACAAAATAAGGCATTGGTTTGACCATGTGGCTTTTCTCAGGCCTAAAAATACAGTCACAATACACAGACATACAAACAGTGTTTTATATAAAACAAAGTTAATGGTCTCCACCTGTTTCTCCTCCTCTGAGCCCATCTCATCAGCCATTGTAACCATCTAGTGCACATAGTAAACAACAGTATTAAAATCactataatatatacagtgggtaccgaaagtattcagacccctttaaatttttcactctttgtttcattgcagcaatttggtaaattcaaaaaaagttcatttttttctcattaatgtgcactctgcaccccatattgagtgaaaaaaacagaaatgtagttatttttgcaactttattaaaaaagaaaaactgaaatatcacattgtcataagtattcagaccctttgtattgagtagaagcacc
This window harbors:
- the SCAMP4 gene encoding secretory carrier-associated membrane protein 4; translated protein: MEDRSNNFPPLPKFIPLRPCFYQNFEEDIPAEHRILVRRIYHLWLFYCLSLAVNLIACLAWWIAGGSGINFGLAILWLVMFSPCGYVCWFRPAYKAFRSDSSFNFMAFFFVSGVQFVLSVIQAIGISGWGACGWLAAGSFFGTNVGAAIVMLFPAVMFTVSAVVTALALLRVHRLYRGAGGSFQKAQEEWHSGTWKRTPSHEEQYSNFTGPTLPQYPTVPSYPSGGQWQ